A window of Argopecten irradians isolate NY chromosome 14, Ai_NY, whole genome shotgun sequence contains these coding sequences:
- the LOC138307418 gene encoding carbohydrate sulfotransferase 13-like has product MRTRCLPRRLLTKPRWWIVLICLCVLLFVFFALDFNITTYNGVSVDPISRINRLSQSSQESSYDRIAKRFEERNSVLHDGCQTLKQYYAVQDSEAAVKEHLVVDSKNRITYCAIEKIGCTFWKRVFQILSGWQNVSDPFRIKGIHAYEGYQTAKRLPFDKIYNILVHSTKFMFVREPFERLLSGYVDKLYSPNAAYWNFIGRYIVTRFRENPNNHSAECGHDITFQEFVEYFIYSQSTNEHRDAHFVPSFEHCRPCEIEYDYVGKMETFKEDTFHILKSLNLEKIVKFHNFQNETETDAIIDTVDYVYSMRRPITKCMTLVQALFRAWRKLQIRGIISKHIKFPYPLDYSENIHPNEFKRLLLDAHAMSGDRELRKKNRQEALLEAYSTLTPVTMDRLKEALYVDAVLFGYDEYPEKLRNLGKKKSRNDGFTYFKLYP; this is encoded by the exons ATTTTAATATCACCACGTACAACGGTGTGTCTGTAGATCCTATATCTCGTATCAACCGACTATCACAGTCATCTCAG GAATCATCGTATGATCGAATAGCGAAAAGGTTCGAGGAGAGAAACTCAGTGTTACATGATGGCTGTCAAACCCTGAAACAGTATTATGCCGTCCAGGATTCGGAGGCAGCTGTTAAAGAACATCTGGTAGTGGATAGCAAAAACAGAATCACCTACTGTGCTATCGAAAAGATAGGCTGCACGTTCTGGAAAAGAGTCTTCCAGATCCTCAGCGGTTGGCAGAATGTATCTGACCCTTTTAGAATAAAAGGGATCCATGCGTATGAAGGATACCAGACGGCTAAGCGGTTGCCTTTTGATAAGATTTACAATATTCTTGTGCATTCCACGAAATTTATGTTCGTGCGAGAGCCATTTGAAAGGCTTCTCTCAGGATACGTGGATAAATTGTATTCTCCAAATGCAGCCTACTGGAATTTCATTGGTCGATATATTGTTACGAGATTCCGCGAAAATCCAAACAACCATAGCGCCGAATGCGGCCATGACATAACATTCCAGGAATTTGTAGAGTATTTTATCTATTCTCAAAGTACCAACGAACATCGAGATGCGCACTTCGTGCCAAGCTTCGAACACTGTCGCCCGTGTGAAATTGAGTACGATTACGTTGGGAAGATGGAAACCTTTAAAGAAGACACATTTCATATATTAAAGTCGCTAAACTTAGAAAAAATTGTAAAGTTTCATAATTTTCAGAATGAAACAGAAACTGATGCTATCATCGATACTGTTGACTACGTTTACTCAATGCGTCGCCCTATAACAAAATGTATGACGTTAGTCCAAGCCCTCTTCCGGGCATGGCGCAAATTACAAATCAGAGGAATTATTAGTAAACATATTAAATTTCCCTATCCTTTGGACTATTCTGAAAATATTCATccaaatgaattcaaaagaCTTTTACTAGATGCGCATGCGATGTCAGGGGATCGAGAGCTGCGCAAGAAGAACCGCCAGGAGGCGCTTCTGGAAGCATACAGTACTTTGACTCCTGTTACTATGGACAGACTTAAGGAGGCTTTATATGTGGACGCCGTTCTATTCGGATATGATGAGTATCCAGAAAAACTCAGAAATCTTGGAAAGAAAAAGTCGAGAAATGACGGGTTTACGTATTTCAAATTATATCCATAA